The proteins below come from a single Natranaerofaba carboxydovora genomic window:
- the thiL gene encoding thiamine-phosphate kinase: MTKNMDEFKLINWIKQFNNEAIGDDTAVLSVSEGKDLLATADMLVEGTHFLTGKISPFQLGHKTLAVNLSDIAAMGGSPKHIILSCCWSKSYQEEDVKEFFRGLFSLADRYNVKLAGGDTCGGEKITLDLCLLGEVEKGKEVKRSTAKEGDYIVVTGPLGTSGAGLEIVLNDNNNYNQICINDDINDGINCGINDNKVNSLNKEEKDLLLNAHLVPEPRVNEGKKLGELELVNSMIDVSDGLSSEVYHLAGCSDKGAIIYESKIPILEPVKKLGENLGKDPVEWALTGGEDYQLLMTVNEKNLDKVLETVENLKKTSHNYSQYFSQFGSPEVIGKIVAKRDGVKIEKNNIKYELDSRGYTHF, translated from the coding sequence ATGACTAAAAATATGGATGAATTCAAATTAATCAACTGGATTAAACAATTTAATAATGAAGCAATTGGCGATGATACAGCCGTTTTAAGTGTCAGCGAAGGTAAAGACCTTCTTGCTACAGCAGATATGCTGGTGGAGGGTACTCATTTTTTGACAGGCAAAATCTCTCCATTTCAACTAGGTCATAAAACCCTCGCAGTAAATCTAAGTGACATAGCAGCTATGGGAGGCAGCCCAAAACATATAATCCTCTCCTGCTGCTGGTCTAAAAGCTATCAAGAAGAAGATGTAAAAGAGTTTTTTAGGGGGCTTTTTTCCCTTGCTGATAGATATAATGTAAAACTTGCAGGTGGAGATACCTGTGGTGGAGAGAAAATCACCCTTGATCTATGTCTTTTAGGCGAGGTAGAGAAGGGGAAGGAAGTAAAGAGAAGCACTGCAAAAGAAGGGGATTATATAGTAGTCACAGGCCCCCTTGGAACATCTGGGGCCGGCCTTGAGATTGTATTAAATGATAACAATAATTATAATCAAATCTGTATAAATGATGATATTAATGATGGTATAAATTGTGGTATAAACGATAATAAAGTTAATTCTTTAAATAAAGAAGAAAAAGACCTCCTTCTTAATGCCCATTTGGTGCCAGAACCCAGAGTTAATGAAGGAAAAAAACTTGGAGAGCTAGAGCTTGTTAATTCCATGATAGATGTTAGCGATGGGCTATCAAGTGAGGTCTATCATCTAGCCGGCTGTAGCGACAAAGGCGCTATTATATATGAAAGCAAAATACCTATCCTAGAGCCTGTGAAAAAACTTGGCGAAAATCTTGGCAAAGACCCTGTAGAATGGGCACTTACAGGCGGGGAAGATTATCAGCTTTTAATGACTGTTAACGAGAAAAACTTAGATAAAGTTTTGGAGACAGTAGAAAACCTTAAAAAAACCAGTCATAACTATAGTCAATACTTTAGTCAATTTGGTTCCCCAGAAGTTATAGGTAAAATAGTAGCCAAAAGAGACGGGGTAAAGATAGAAAAAAATAATATTAAATATGAATTAGACAGTAGGGGATATACCCATTTTTAA
- a CDS encoding class I SAM-dependent methyltransferase, with protein sequence MEGENLWSDPHYLGYYLDMMKERYPENQTEREVNFIEKVIDLDRGASILDACCGCGRHAISLAKRGYDVIGVDLSKSLLEHAEATKNEKSMPGSVEFYEGDILNLDELGLEKKYQGVICMASLGYYMTDEDVKTSLQKIKETMTPGGWLLIDLINREKLIKTFRNKNWIKTETGYRCLRFTSFNLEMSRCENHKYVNDPDGNEKEFFQWLRTFTLREFLNILEEVGFNFQKVYGSYTREQYSVDSPRMIVICTNE encoded by the coding sequence ATGGAAGGGGAGAATCTCTGGTCTGATCCTCATTATCTGGGCTATTACCTTGATATGATGAAAGAACGCTACCCAGAAAACCAGACAGAACGTGAAGTAAACTTTATTGAAAAGGTGATAGATCTAGATAGAGGTGCTTCTATTTTGGATGCCTGCTGCGGCTGTGGCAGACATGCAATATCTCTTGCCAAAAGAGGCTACGACGTTATAGGAGTGGATCTAAGTAAAAGTCTGTTAGAACATGCAGAGGCTACAAAAAATGAAAAAAGCATGCCCGGAAGTGTAGAGTTTTATGAGGGAGATATTTTAAATTTAGACGAGCTTGGACTAGAGAAAAAATATCAGGGAGTTATTTGCATGGCATCTCTTGGGTATTACATGACAGACGAAGATGTAAAAACCTCTCTTCAAAAAATTAAAGAAACAATGACCCCAGGTGGATGGTTGTTAATCGACTTGATAAACAGAGAAAAATTAATAAAAACATTTAGGAATAAAAACTGGATAAAAACCGAAACTGGATACAGATGTCTGAGATTTACAAGCTTTAACCTAGAGATGAGCCGTTGTGAAAATCATAAGTACGTAAATGACCCTGATGGTAATGAAAAAGAATTTTTCCAGTGGCTTAGGACGTTTACCCTGAGGGAATTTTTGAATATTCTTGAAGAGGTGGGTTTTAACTTTCAAAAAGTCTATGGAAGCTATACAAGAGAACAATACAGTGTGGATTCCCCCAGGATGATAGTAATTTGTACAAATGAGTGA
- a CDS encoding NYN domain-containing protein, protein MALDIARSAFEQRVTHIALISSDSDFVPAIQMAKDKGIISFLLYSEEIKPHNDLIEACDEVIYITPNNLQEMELKS, encoded by the coding sequence ATGGCCCTTGATATTGCAAGGTCAGCCTTTGAACAAAGGGTAACCCACATAGCTCTGATATCTAGCGACAGTGACTTTGTGCCTGCTATCCAAATGGCTAAGGACAAAGGGATTATATCTTTTTTATTATATAGCGAAGAGATAAAACCTCATAACGATTTAATCGAGGCCTGTGATGAGGTCATATATATAACTCCAAATAATTTACAGGAGATGGAACTAAAAAGTTAA
- a CDS encoding P-II family nitrogen regulator — translation MHLLVIIIRDKSKLTPVLDKLFEVDVRGATVIESQGMGHLIADHVPFFSRFAEIVNKNEQGSKTIFSVVKDKDILDNAILEIEKICGNLEDPNTGFLFTIPVDYAKGFPAQQPDKKFNRK, via the coding sequence TTGCATCTATTAGTTATAATTATTAGAGATAAATCAAAGCTAACACCGGTCTTAGATAAACTTTTTGAGGTAGATGTTAGGGGAGCTACTGTAATCGAATCTCAAGGGATGGGCCATTTAATAGCTGATCATGTCCCTTTTTTTTCAAGATTTGCAGAAATAGTAAATAAAAACGAACAGGGAAGTAAGACTATATTTTCTGTAGTAAAGGATAAAGACATTCTTGATAATGCCATATTAGAAATTGAGAAAATTTGTGGGAATTTGGAAGATCCCAATACAGGCTTCTTGTTTACAATACCGGTAGATTATGCCAAAGGATTCCCGGCGCAACAACCGGACAAAAAATTCAATCGAAAATGA
- a CDS encoding coenzyme F420-0:L-glutamate ligase — translation MVMTEIKVKGIVPIRTHIITYKDDMVDVVENYTKDIVEKGDIICVAESVLAISQGRYYTPANVRPRFMARVLSRFTDRSGSLTNPASMEIVFRDSGNIRVILGALAGGVGRFVNREGLFFQIAGPMAARIDDKARTMSPFDSYIVAGPLRTNEVATEIEKRLNVNACIADVNDLGRVDIIGVSRSLDVNKLKELLKHNPFGNDAQQTPIVIIKAENSQQ, via the coding sequence ATGGTAATGACAGAGATAAAGGTTAAGGGCATTGTTCCTATAAGGACGCACATTATCACATATAAGGATGATATGGTTGATGTTGTGGAAAACTACACTAAAGACATTGTAGAAAAAGGTGACATTATTTGTGTAGCAGAAAGTGTACTTGCCATCTCACAGGGACGTTATTACACTCCAGCAAATGTTAGACCCAGGTTTATGGCGAGGGTGCTAAGCCGTTTCACAGACAGAAGCGGCAGTCTAACAAACCCTGCTTCTATGGAAATAGTTTTTAGAGATTCAGGAAATATTAGGGTTATATTGGGTGCCCTTGCCGGTGGAGTTGGAAGATTTGTAAATAGAGAAGGGCTATTTTTCCAAATTGCGGGACCGATGGCGGCCAGAATAGATGATAAGGCAAGGACTATGTCGCCTTTTGATTCATATATTGTTGCAGGACCTTTAAGAACCAATGAAGTAGCGACAGAAATCGAAAAAAGATTAAATGTTAATGCCTGCATCGCAGATGTAAATGATTTGGGCAGAGTTGACATTATCGGAGTATCAAGAAGCCTTGATGTAAATAAATTGAAAGAACTGCTAAAGCATAACCCTTTTGGAAACGATGCTCAGCAAACACCCATAGTTATTATTAAAGCAGAAAATTCCCAGCAATAA
- a CDS encoding 4Fe-4S binding protein: MTQKIRLATQLFMVFLAAALLVTGIYGFNILFILSSFVLALFFGRVFCGWLCPLGFWSERVLEKIKDKTDMPMILTGSVFRVIFTILFILGFITVRSIGIIDRVYFPFLLMGTMFVFATIFGLLFFGRSWCGYLCPWGNIGAVLAKPSKVQLGIGEDCVGCKKCAKACPIDRVPSDSVDERKENKILKPFSTRCIRCLKCSEACPKDAIDIITKTEEKYN, from the coding sequence ATGACACAAAAAATTAGACTTGCAACTCAGCTGTTTATGGTCTTTTTGGCAGCTGCTCTTTTAGTAACCGGGATTTATGGATTTAATATTTTATTTATTTTGAGTTCTTTTGTTCTTGCTTTATTCTTTGGCAGGGTCTTTTGTGGTTGGCTTTGTCCTCTTGGATTTTGGAGTGAGAGGGTATTAGAGAAGATTAAAGATAAGACAGATATGCCAATGATATTGACAGGAAGTGTATTTAGGGTCATCTTTACAATTTTATTTATCTTGGGATTTATAACTGTAAGATCTATTGGAATTATTGATAGAGTTTACTTTCCCTTTTTGTTAATGGGAACTATGTTTGTCTTTGCCACTATATTTGGGCTATTGTTTTTTGGCAGGTCCTGGTGCGGTTATCTTTGTCCCTGGGGAAATATAGGAGCAGTTCTTGCCAAACCTAGCAAAGTTCAGCTTGGCATAGGTGAGGACTGTGTAGGCTGCAAAAAATGTGCTAAAGCTTGTCCGATAGACAGAGTACCGTCTGATTCAGTAGACGAGAGAAAAGAAAATAAAATATTGAAGCCTTTTTCTACCCGCTGTATTCGCTGTCTAAAATGTTCTGAAGCATGCCCTAAAGATGCCATTGATATTATTACAAAAACAGAGGAAAAGTATAATTAA
- a CDS encoding amidohydrolase: MILIQNGHLITMDENKPFMFKGNLLIDNHGKIKAVGENIDPPKETEVKIIDATDKIVMPGMIDIHTHLGLYEEGLSFEGDDINEETDPITAELRAIDGINPRDKGLEEARTNGITSTVVSPGSANPIAGQAVAIKTWGRIIDQMVIKEPASLKVAFGENPKSLYHGKDKSPMTRMATAALIRKSFVEAENYLKEMTKDDDKDKKDDKDDDDKDDGKERDLQKEIIAMAINRDVPVKAHAHRSDDILTAIRIAKEFKLDLILNHCTEGHIIADILKEYQYPIILGPTLTSRSKVELKELSFETPKVLASHDISFAITTDHPVIPIYALPICAGLAVREGLDREKAFGAITIDAAKIARIDDRVGSLEEDKDGDIVIFSGDPLSLDTKPEHVFISGEKIL; the protein is encoded by the coding sequence ATGATACTAATCCAAAATGGCCACCTGATCACCATGGATGAAAATAAACCTTTTATGTTCAAAGGGAATCTTTTGATCGATAACCATGGTAAAATTAAAGCAGTGGGCGAAAATATCGATCCACCAAAAGAAACAGAAGTTAAGATAATTGACGCGACAGACAAAATTGTTATGCCTGGAATGATAGATATACATACTCATCTTGGTCTTTATGAAGAGGGCCTATCTTTTGAAGGTGATGATATAAACGAAGAAACAGACCCTATAACAGCCGAGCTAAGGGCAATTGACGGGATAAATCCCCGGGACAAAGGTTTGGAAGAGGCGAGAACTAATGGTATTACCTCAACTGTAGTAAGCCCCGGTAGTGCTAATCCCATAGCAGGCCAGGCTGTAGCTATAAAGACGTGGGGCAGAATAATTGACCAAATGGTCATAAAAGAACCAGCTAGTTTAAAGGTTGCTTTTGGAGAAAATCCCAAGTCTCTCTATCACGGCAAAGACAAATCTCCTATGACCAGGATGGCAACTGCAGCCCTTATCAGAAAGTCTTTTGTCGAAGCAGAAAACTACCTTAAAGAAATGACAAAAGATGATGACAAAGATAAAAAAGATGATAAAGACGACGATGATAAAGATGATGGCAAAGAAAGGGATCTACAAAAGGAAATCATAGCCATGGCAATAAATAGAGATGTTCCGGTAAAAGCCCATGCTCACAGGAGCGATGATATTCTTACAGCTATTAGAATAGCAAAAGAGTTCAAACTTGACTTAATCCTTAATCACTGTACAGAAGGACATATAATAGCAGACATTCTAAAAGAGTATCAATATCCAATAATCCTTGGTCCAACTCTAACGTCACGTTCCAAAGTCGAGCTTAAAGAACTGTCTTTTGAGACTCCTAAAGTTCTAGCTTCTCATGATATTAGTTTTGCAATAACCACAGATCACCCCGTCATCCCTATCTATGCTCTACCAATCTGTGCCGGCCTTGCCGTTAGAGAAGGACTTGACAGAGAAAAGGCTTTTGGGGCAATTACTATAGATGCTGCCAAGATCGCCCGTATAGACGATAGGGTTGGAAGCCTTGAAGAAGACAAAGACGGTGATATTGTTATCTTCTCCGGTGATCCGCTAAGCCTTGATACAAAACCAGAGCACGTATTTATCTCCGGCGAAAAAATATTATAA
- a CDS encoding Lon protease family protein produces the protein MEFDKFMLNPEKLKNYCDPSIFDFETTDEAPSLTGLVGQERAMKSVNFGFNVDKPGYNIYLAGSPGTGKTSYAKAMANDRAEKAPTPSDWCYVFNFKKPEEPKALELPPGEGKHFCKTMRELIENARAELPKALKEQTFEERKAQLVKEFQNKRSKLMDKLNQIGEEYGFRFKHTSSGIVTIPMVEGKEINEEEYEKLDEDKRREIEEKSSEIQVHVMKIIREIREEERELKDKLDNLREEMALSSLAPLMKPLKERYEKNESVKEYLEQVENDILDNLDKFTASQDESQGAMFPFLKTDAQTDDFFLRYEINLLVDNSDLSGAPVIVETNPTFYNLLGKMEYVNKMGTTTTDFTQIKPGALHRANGGFLILQANDLLRNPVSYNALKRVLNTRELRIENMGEQMGVIAVSSLRPEPIPIDLKVLIVGTRQIYQLLYNYEEDFSKLFKIKADFDETMERSNVNVHKMASFIYSHCKEKNLRPFTAAAVAKVIEHSSRLADHQQKLSTRFNDMVELAYESDTWAKIDDKNTVNKEHVERAIDEKVYRSNRPEEKIQELIDENILMIDTREKVIGQVNGLAVNDLGDFRFGKPFRITANTFSGKKGIINIEREAKLSGKIHDKGVMILSSYLGDVFFQEMPFSLSCSLCCEQSYGMIDGDSASSTELYAILSSLADAPIKQNIAVTGSVNQKGEIQPVGGITEKIEGYFATCKNKGFTGNEGVIIPKQNEKNLNLSDEIIDAVKEGKFNVYSITSISEGIEILTELPSGLEDEDPSEDSIYMRAKNQIKEFQKTPKEKEDNKNEEKEEKTNDTPE, from the coding sequence ATGGAATTTGATAAGTTTATGTTAAACCCAGAAAAGCTAAAGAATTACTGTGATCCTTCGATTTTTGACTTTGAAACCACAGATGAGGCCCCTTCCCTAACAGGGCTTGTCGGCCAGGAGCGGGCAATGAAATCTGTTAATTTTGGCTTTAATGTAGACAAACCAGGCTATAACATTTATCTTGCTGGTTCTCCAGGTACCGGCAAAACTAGCTATGCCAAAGCTATGGCAAATGACAGGGCAGAAAAGGCCCCGACCCCGTCAGACTGGTGCTACGTTTTTAACTTCAAAAAACCAGAAGAACCTAAAGCCCTAGAACTGCCACCAGGCGAGGGAAAACATTTTTGTAAAACCATGAGAGAGCTAATAGAAAATGCTAGAGCAGAACTTCCAAAAGCACTAAAAGAACAGACCTTTGAAGAAAGAAAAGCACAGCTGGTTAAAGAATTCCAAAATAAAAGGTCCAAATTAATGGACAAATTAAACCAAATAGGCGAAGAGTATGGATTTCGCTTCAAACACACTTCTTCCGGGATAGTTACTATCCCTATGGTAGAGGGAAAAGAGATAAATGAAGAAGAATATGAAAAACTAGATGAAGATAAAAGACGGGAGATAGAAGAAAAATCTTCAGAAATTCAGGTCCATGTAATGAAGATTATAAGGGAAATAAGAGAAGAAGAAAGAGAACTAAAAGATAAATTAGATAACCTTAGAGAGGAGATGGCCCTATCAAGCCTGGCTCCTTTGATGAAACCTTTAAAAGAAAGATACGAAAAAAATGAATCAGTAAAAGAATACTTAGAACAGGTAGAAAATGATATACTAGATAACCTTGACAAATTTACGGCAAGCCAGGATGAGTCCCAGGGGGCAATGTTTCCATTCCTTAAAACAGATGCCCAAACCGATGACTTTTTCCTTCGCTACGAGATAAACCTCTTGGTGGATAACAGCGATCTATCTGGTGCTCCGGTAATAGTGGAGACAAACCCAACTTTCTATAACCTTCTTGGTAAGATGGAGTATGTTAACAAAATGGGAACGACAACGACAGATTTTACACAGATAAAGCCGGGTGCACTTCACAGGGCAAATGGTGGCTTTTTGATTTTGCAAGCCAATGATCTGCTTAGAAACCCTGTATCATATAATGCTCTCAAAAGAGTTCTTAATACAAGGGAGCTAAGAATAGAAAATATGGGTGAGCAGATGGGCGTTATTGCAGTCTCTTCTCTTAGGCCAGAACCGATCCCGATAGACCTTAAGGTTTTAATAGTTGGCACAAGACAAATTTATCAGCTCTTGTACAACTATGAAGAAGATTTTTCCAAGCTGTTTAAGATTAAAGCTGATTTTGATGAGACAATGGAAAGATCAAACGTTAATGTACACAAAATGGCTTCTTTTATCTACTCTCACTGCAAAGAAAAGAACTTAAGACCTTTTACAGCTGCTGCAGTGGCAAAGGTGATAGAACACAGCTCAAGGCTTGCCGATCACCAACAAAAGTTATCTACAAGGTTTAATGATATGGTAGAGTTAGCTTACGAATCGGACACCTGGGCCAAAATAGATGATAAAAATACTGTAAACAAAGAACATGTCGAAAGAGCCATAGATGAAAAAGTATATAGAAGTAACAGGCCTGAAGAAAAAATTCAGGAGCTAATAGACGAAAACATTTTAATGATAGATACCAGAGAAAAAGTTATAGGCCAGGTTAACGGTCTTGCGGTAAATGATCTAGGTGACTTTCGATTTGGTAAGCCATTTAGGATAACAGCGAATACCTTTTCTGGCAAAAAAGGTATCATAAATATCGAAAGGGAAGCAAAGTTAAGCGGCAAAATCCATGACAAAGGTGTAATGATCTTATCTAGCTATCTTGGAGATGTATTTTTTCAGGAGATGCCATTTAGCCTTTCCTGCAGCCTGTGCTGTGAGCAGTCCTACGGGATGATAGATGGAGATAGCGCTTCAAGTACCGAGCTCTATGCCATATTATCAAGTTTAGCTGATGCCCCTATAAAACAAAACATAGCTGTAACAGGATCTGTCAACCAAAAAGGTGAAATACAACCTGTTGGTGGTATTACAGAAAAGATCGAAGGGTATTTTGCTACCTGCAAAAATAAAGGTTTTACCGGAAATGAAGGAGTAATTATTCCAAAACAAAATGAAAAAAATCTTAACCTCTCAGATGAAATAATAGATGCTGTAAAAGAAGGCAAATTCAACGTTTATTCCATTACAAGCATCTCTGAAGGGATCGAAATTTTGACTGAACTACCGTCAGGACTAGAAGATGAAGATCCTTCTGAAGACAGTATCTATATGAGAGCCAAAAACCAAATAAAAGAATTTCAAAAAACACCAAAAGAAAAAGAAGACAACAAAAATGAAGAAAAAGAAGAAAAAACGAACGACACACCAGAGTAA
- a CDS encoding phosphatase PAP2 family protein, whose protein sequence is MDFIIELDKIIFKFIHSLSGHSGIIDWLSIFFAEDSRIFMGGLFFLGLVLIYRKYPDKPLYYILVATMIFLLPVMTSAVLREAIMRARPFVTLDITPLIEQSIRYSLPSNHTAASFAIAGMYLAFLKKHFKPVLILAFLVAIARVHTGVHYPLDVTVGAIIGILPGLGLYYQEVTTPDHNEKHSNKHSNNKKLNNKKSNNSKKTLP, encoded by the coding sequence TTGGACTTTATCATTGAACTAGACAAGATTATATTCAAGTTTATCCATTCACTGTCAGGCCATAGTGGAATAATAGACTGGTTGTCAATATTTTTTGCCGAAGATTCCAGAATATTTATGGGCGGATTGTTCTTTCTGGGGTTAGTTCTCATTTACAGAAAATACCCCGATAAACCTCTTTATTATATATTGGTTGCTACAATGATTTTTTTATTACCCGTGATGACATCGGCAGTTTTGAGAGAAGCGATAATGAGAGCAAGGCCCTTTGTAACCCTTGATATCACACCATTAATCGAGCAGTCAATACGTTATTCTCTTCCTAGCAATCATACTGCTGCAAGCTTTGCCATCGCAGGCATGTACCTTGCTTTTCTAAAAAAGCATTTTAAGCCTGTTTTGATCTTAGCTTTCCTGGTAGCTATTGCTAGAGTTCATACAGGGGTTCACTATCCTCTAGATGTAACTGTTGGAGCAATAATCGGTATACTACCAGGGCTTGGACTTTACTACCAAGAGGTTACTACACCAGACCATAACGAAAAACATTCTAATAAACACTCAAATAATAAAAAGTTAAATAACAAAAAGTCAAATAACAGCAAAAAAACCCTTCCGTGA
- a CDS encoding cation:proton antiporter translates to MDGLIAVGIILLVGGIGGYVSNKINLPAVTGYIIFGLFIGPSFLNILTDVRLEEFSPFNSFALGIIAITIGYELKYDRLRQLKSQVLKSFLVESLFTVIITTLLVYILGLELRLAVLLGILAMTTSPTGVMAVLKEYNATGLFQELQYPS, encoded by the coding sequence TTGGATGGGTTAATAGCAGTAGGTATTATTCTATTAGTTGGTGGCATAGGGGGATATGTTTCCAACAAGATCAATCTCCCTGCCGTTACAGGGTACATTATTTTTGGACTTTTTATAGGACCTTCTTTTTTAAATATACTTACAGATGTACGTTTGGAAGAGTTCTCTCCTTTTAATTCTTTTGCCCTTGGAATAATAGCTATAACAATTGGTTATGAGCTAAAGTATGACAGGCTTCGCCAGCTAAAAAGCCAGGTTTTAAAAAGCTTTCTGGTGGAGAGTCTTTTTACAGTAATTATAACAACCCTTTTAGTTTATATACTTGGACTTGAGCTTAGGCTTGCGGTGCTTTTAGGTATTCTAGCTATGACTACATCACCAACAGGAGTAATGGCAGTATTAAAGGAGTATAATGCAACAGGACTTTTTCAAGAGTTACAATATCCCAGCTAG
- a CDS encoding DUF1540 domain-containing protein gives MTDEINRVKCVVDSCTYYQNGNKCTANMIEIQPPGASDTQETDCATFQPRSS, from the coding sequence ATGACTGATGAAATAAACAGAGTGAAATGTGTGGTTGATAGCTGCACTTATTACCAAAATGGTAACAAGTGTACTGCTAATATGATCGAGATTCAGCCTCCAGGAGCATCTGACACACAGGAAACTGACTGTGCTACCTTTCAGCCAAGGTCAAGTTAA
- a CDS encoding lytic transglycosylase domain-containing protein produces the protein MNKIKELIKVKKLLLFLVMGLLVINYFIPFQDQRFSFSFMDRDVIIEGTSNNSTSNGSTTSGSSEKNRTYNNIDNIDNLDIFRTINSEKSRDNLEENIRKAASNDGSMNNRVSRVKTEEEIREIKVQEIAEKTPMEEEWADILVRKSLEYDLDIYLLLGLIRVESVFDPTNVSSAGALGLMQLMPTTARYMAASQGVEFSEDRLFEPDYNIQLGTKYLNKLIEEYDGDLHKALTAYNRGEGGLQTFMRRSGTAESGFSRIVLEKADKYENKIDISHSF, from the coding sequence ATGAATAAGATTAAAGAGCTAATAAAAGTTAAAAAGCTTCTACTATTTCTTGTGATGGGATTATTGGTTATTAATTATTTTATCCCTTTTCAAGATCAGAGGTTTTCTTTCTCTTTTATGGATAGAGATGTTATAATAGAAGGAACATCTAATAACTCTACATCTAATGGCTCTACAACGAGTGGCTCTAGCGAGAAAAATAGAACTTATAACAATATAGATAATATAGATAACTTAGATATATTTAGAACGATAAACAGCGAAAAAAGTAGAGATAATCTGGAAGAAAACATCCGAAAAGCTGCTTCAAATGATGGATCTATGAACAACAGGGTAAGCCGTGTTAAGACTGAAGAAGAAATCCGAGAGATCAAGGTTCAGGAGATAGCTGAAAAAACCCCTATGGAAGAAGAATGGGCTGACATACTAGTACGAAAATCTCTAGAATATGATTTGGACATTTACCTATTACTGGGCTTGATCCGAGTAGAAAGTGTTTTTGATCCAACAAATGTGAGTAGTGCCGGAGCTTTAGGCTTAATGCAGCTTATGCCAACTACTGCAAGATATATGGCGGCCAGTCAAGGTGTTGAATTCAGTGAGGATAGATTATTTGAGCCGGATTATAATATTCAGCTTGGAACTAAATATCTGAATAAGCTTATAGAAGAATATGACGGTGATCTTCATAAGGCCCTTACTGCTTACAACCGCGGCGAAGGTGGTCTGCAAACTTTTATGAGAAGGTCAGGTACTGCCGAAAGTGGTTTTTCTAGAATAGTTCTAGAAAAGGCTGATAAATACGAGAACAAGATAGACATTTCACACAGCTTCTAG
- a CDS encoding cation:proton antiporter, translating to MLVFGELFLAISIGIVAGVIISFLAPRTNNNAKILVALIGIIALSTGIAETFQLSPILLNMTTGVTITNLSTMRNKIFKVLEGIELPVLVAFLTLAGAKLNISLIPDVGLIGVGYIFARSIGKIIGARVGCRLAGFEKCYRENLGFSLIPQAGVAIGLSVIAEQKLDMDVGVVTTVILAAVIVFEVIGPLLVKFALQNTGEVEGETQESENSEKMED from the coding sequence ATGCTAGTATTCGGAGAGTTGTTTTTAGCAATCTCTATAGGGATTGTAGCAGGTGTTATAATATCTTTCCTAGCACCAAGGACAAATAACAATGCCAAAATACTTGTAGCTTTAATTGGAATAATAGCTTTAAGCACAGGTATTGCCGAGACTTTTCAGTTGTCACCTATTTTATTAAACATGACTACAGGGGTTACAATAACAAATCTATCTACTATGCGAAATAAAATATTTAAGGTCCTTGAAGGAATAGAGCTCCCGGTTCTTGTAGCTTTTTTGACCCTTGCAGGAGCCAAGTTAAATATTAGCTTAATACCTGATGTAGGACTTATAGGCGTGGGTTATATTTTTGCAAGAAGTATTGGAAAGATTATTGGTGCCCGGGTTGGCTGCCGTCTTGCAGGTTTTGAAAAATGTTACAGAGAAAATCTAGGTTTTTCTCTTATTCCCCAGGCAGGGGTTGCCATTGGACTTAGTGTAATTGCAGAACAAAAACTTGATATGGATGTAGGTGTTGTGACAACTGTTATTCTAGCGGCGGTTATAGTGTTTGAAGTTATTGGGCCTTTGCTCGTAAAGTTTGCATTACAAAACACTGGAGAAGTAGAAGGCGAAACACAAGAGTCTGAAAACTCCGAAAAAATGGAGGATTAA